The following nucleotide sequence is from Deltaproteobacteria bacterium.
GTTGACAATACTCTCAGTCGTACAATACTTTGTACTTATGGAGGTATAAAATATGGTCAAGATCCCCGAAATTGTTCCGGTGAGTGATTTCCGGCAAGACGCGGCCGCGGTCCTCAAGAAGTTGCGGTCCGGCACCGGACCGCTGGTGGTCACGCAACGCGGGCGGGCCGTGGCGGTCATGCAGAGCATCGAAGCCTACGAACAGCGCGAGCGGGAATGGGATTTATTGTGCCTGTTGGCGGCCGGAGAGCGGGAGATCGCCGCCGGCCAAGGTCATGGCCTGGATGCGGTGATGGACGAGGCCGAGGCCCTGCTTGGAGACGATCCCTTGTGAACATCGTTTTCACTCCGTCGGCCAGACGGCATTTTCTCGAAGTCCTCGAATACATCCGCCGAGACGACCCGAAAGCAGCCAGAAGATTTCGAGACAAAGCCAAGTCCGTCCTGAGCCGACTGGCCGATTTTCCGGAATCGGGCCGGGCGATTCCCGAATTTTTGGGACTGCCCCATCGCGAAGTTATCGTACGGTCGTATCGGTTTTTTTACCGTATCGTTGACCAGACGGTGTGGATCGTTGCGGTCTGGCATTCGGCTCAATTGCCGGCCGATCCGAAGAATTGAGCGCGATCGGGAATCGTCGGGCCTTCTTGACAGAGGCGCCGACCCGGACCTATCGCTTCACCAATTCGGGTGTTCATGCGGAACTCAAAAGGGAATCCCGTGCAAATCGGGAGCGGACCCGCCGCCGTCAGTCCCCCAAACATCCAGCCCCCTTGCGCGCCACTGGCCTTTCGGCCGGGAAGGCCGGGGCCGGAGGGACGAGCCGGAAGACCTGCCCGAAGCATTCGGTCGCGTGCCGGACAACGGGTATTTGTCCGGGCGGAGGGTGATGAAGAATACGGACATCCCTTTCCCGCGGCAGGGCGGGAAAGGGTTTTTTTTCGCCCTGCTCCGACCGCAACCCTTTCGCGCCGGGAGGTGCAGCATGGAATGGAGCGGAGCATGGACGGGACTCAAAACACTTCTTGTGGCCATGGCCATTTTGGCCGTCATGGCTGGATGGGCCTGGGCCGGACACGGAAAGAGCAAAACAGCCGAGGCAAAGACCGGGATCGTCCTGGTGGCCTTTGGGTCCACCGTGGCCGAGG
It contains:
- a CDS encoding type II toxin-antitoxin system RelE/ParE family toxin — its product is MNIVFTPSARRHFLEVLEYIRRDDPKAARRFRDKAKSVLSRLADFPESGRAIPEFLGLPHREVIVRSYRFFYRIVDQTVWIVAVWHSAQLPADPKN
- a CDS encoding type II toxin-antitoxin system Phd/YefM family antitoxin, whose product is MVKIPEIVPVSDFRQDAAAVLKKLRSGTGPLVVTQRGRAVAVMQSIEAYEQREREWDLLCLLAAGEREIAAGQGHGLDAVMDEAEALLGDDPL